The Erythrobacter sp. HL-111 DNA segment ACGGGCGTGGCGCAGGTCCGCATGGCGCTGCAGCTCGACTGATTCCTTCCGGAGCGTGCGCTCGGCGCCGACGGGCACCCGCCCGAGATCCGGCGGGCCGCAGCTTCGGCACGATGCCGGGCAGGCCCTAGGACCGCGCGAGTTCGCGCCACAGCGCCGCGGCCGCCATCGCACCTGCCAGCGTCTTGCGCCGGGCAGGCGATCCGATCGCCACGACGCAATCGATCACCTCCCGCCGGTCGGGCCAGAACGGGTCGGGCGCGGAGCCTTCGCCATTGCAGGTGTCGAAGGGCAGGCCGGGGTCGCTTTCGAGTTCTTCGGCCACCGCCCGCATCAGCAGGCGGCCCGGCGCGTGGCGGCGCGCGGTTTCGTCATGCGCCATCTTGAAACCGAAGGCCTGCCCGCCGCTCACGAACCACGTGGTCATGGCGAGCACCTGCCCGCCCGCGCTGAGGCTGGCGAGCCGCGCGAGGCCGAGGCGGTGGCCCTCGCGCACCGCGTCGCGGAACAGCGCCGCGTTGCACGGTTCGCAGGCGAGCGCGCTGCCGCCGCGGCCCTTCCACCCGGCCCGTTCGAGCGCGAGGAAGCGCGCGATCCAGTCCCCCGGGTCGGCCTCGGCCGGATGGCGTTCGATCCGCACCTCTCCCATCTCCCGCGCCAGCCGCCGCTCGAGCGAGGCGAGGCGCGCGCGGGCCTTCCTGAGCGCGGGCGAAACCTTGTCCGCGGCCGCCTGCGCTGCGCTTCGGGCATGGCGGGCCGGGCGTTCGTGGCGGTGCGGGATCCAGACCCGCCGCCCGTCCCCGGCCGCCGCGGAAAGCAGCGCGAGCGTCGCCGGGTCGTCCATGGCCAGCCCCTCGCACACCAGCGCGAGCCCCGCGCCCGGCCGCACATCGAGCGCGCCGAGCAGGACCTGCCAGAACGTCCGTTCCGCCCCCGCCGCGACGAGCGGCCCGCCGAGGAACTGGTTGGTCGCGCGCCAGCCCTGCCAGTGCGGGATCGGCGCGCGCCCGATCCGCGCGCCCCACGCGATCGGCAGCGCGCCGAGCCATTCGCCGTCCGCCTGCCGCACCGCGGCCAGCCGCACCTGCGGGAACCTTGGCCGGCAGTGGGCGAGCGCGGCGCCCGTGAACCAGTCGAGCGCGAAGACATTGCCGCCGAACGAACGTGCCGACAGCCGGGCCCAGCGCGCCTGTTCGGCGGGCGCCAGCGCTTCGGGGGCCAGCAGCGCAAGCGAAAGCCCGGCCTGCGCCCCTGCGCCGCCCGCGCCGCGGATCGCCGCCGGCGGAACGGCTGTGGGGAGGGCAGGCGCGAAACGCGTCTCCGCGCGCATCACCCGGGGCTCCGGCCGCGCCCGGCCAGCCGCTCAGCGCGCTGCAGCGCCCGGCTCGCCAGCGCGGCGAGGCGCGGGGGGCGGCCGGTCGGCGCCGGGTCGGCCAGCACCAGCCCGCAGCGCCGCAGCATCGGCGCGATCCGCAGGGCATCGGCGACATCGCGGCTCCACGCGCTCTGCCAGGTGAGCGAGAGCGAGATCGACGCCGCCGGCCCGCTGCGGACCCAGTGCGGCGCGCAATAGGGCACGAACAGCGCATCGCCCGGTGCGAGTTCGTGCCGCCGCTCCCCCGCCGCATGGGCGGCGGTCATCTCGAGCAGGTTTTCGCCCGTGCGGTGATAGGCTTCGCGCGCGGCGCGGGTCACGAAGGGTTCGCGCGCCGGGAAGGTGGCGAAGGTCTTGGTCCCGGCGACCTGGAACAGGACATTGTATTCGGCATCGAAATGGAGCGGCGTGTGGGTATGCGGCGCGGACAGGAAGACGAAGCTCCTGAGCTCCTGCGGGGCACCTGTCGCGCGCAGGACTTCCTTCGGCAGCGCGGCCATCAGCCGGGCGAACAGCGCCGCGTATTCGGGCAGGCGTTCCAGCTGTTTCAGCATCACCCATTCGTCCTGCGGGCCGTGCTCGGCGAGGCGCTGCGGCAGGTCGGCGAGCGGGGGGAGGATGCGGAACCCCGCCCCGTCGGCGGCATCGTGGACCCGGCGTTCGATCGCGTCCTGTGGCAGGCGCGCGGCGGCGACGGCGAGCGCGTCCAGCTGCAGCAGCGGCTCGGCGGCGAGGTCATGGCAGAGCCGCGCCGCGTCCTGCGCGAGGTCGGCCGCGACCTGGGGCGCGGCGCCGCCTCCCGAGCGAGGCGAAACGGCGTCGATGAACGACATGACCCTTACCGACCCTCTTGCGCTAGCCTCCTGACGAGACATCATATCGCCGCAGCGGGTGAAAAGCGCGTTAACCGGGTTCCGGGGCGCGCGCCGCTGCGCTTGCAATCCGCCGCGAAGCCGCTATTGGCGCCCCCTCGCCCTTAGCGGGGCGAATCCGTGCGGGAGCCGCCTTTCATCGGGCGGCGCATGACCGCTTAACAGGAGAGCGCCTTTCTCCGCCTTGCGGCGGGACGTGCGTTCGACAGTGCGAAAGGAGTGGCCTCATGGCCAAGAAGATCGAAGGCTATATCAAGCTGCAGGTGCCCGCGGGCACCGCCAACCCCTCGCCGCCCATCGGCCCGGCGCTGGGCCAGCGCGGCGTCAACATCATGGAATTCTGCAAGGCGTTCAACGCCGCGACGCAGGAACTCGAAAAGGGCGCGCCGATCCCGACGGTGATCACGGTCTATGCCGACCGCAGCTTCACCTTCGTCACCAAGACCCCGCCGGCGAGCTTCTACCTCAAGAAGGCGGCCAAGCTGAAATCGGGTTCGAAGGAGCCGGGCAAGGTCAGCGCGGGCACGATCAAGTCGAGCCAGATCAAGGAAATCGCCGAGGCCAAGATGGCCGATCTCAACGCGAACGACATCGACCAGGCCATGAAGATCATCGAGGGCTCCGCGCGCTCGATGGGCCTCGACGTGGTGGAGGGCTGATCCGATGGCTACCATGACCAAGAAGCAGAAGACCCTCGCCGAACTCGACCGCGAGAAGCTCTACACCTTCGAAGAAGCCATCGCCCTGCTGCGCGAGCACAAGGCGAAGTTCGACGAGACGGTCGAAATCTCGATGAACCTGGGCGTCGACCCGCGCCATGCCGACCAGATGGTGCGCGGCATGGTCTCGCTGCCTTCGGGCACGGGCAAGACCGCCCGCGTCGCGGTCTTCGCGCGCGGCGACAATGCCGAAAAGGCGCTCGCCGCCGGGGCCGACAAGGTCGGTGCGGAAGACCTGATGGAAGACATGCAGGCCGGCAATGTCGACTACGACCGCGTCATCGCCACGCCCGACATGATGGGCGTCGTCGGCCGGCTCGGCAAGCTGCTCGGCCCCAAGGGGCTGATGCCGAACCCCAAGCTCGGCACGGTCACCCCGAACGTCGAACAGGCGGTCAAGGACGCCAAGGGCGGCCAGGTCGAATTCCGCGTGGAGAAGCAGGGCATCATCCATTCCGGCATCGGCAAGCTCTCCTTCGACGACGCGGCGCTGAAGGCGAACTTCAAGGCGCTGACCGACGCGGTGGTGAAGGCCAAGCCTTCGGGCGCGAAGGGCAAGTATGTCCGCAAGGTCTCGCTCACCTCGACCATGGGCCCGGGCCTCAAGCTCGACCTCGCCGAGGTCGAAGGGGCGTGATTTTCGACGCAGCGGGGGCGCATTCGCGTTCCCGCTGCCTCGCTCCCGCGGGTTTCGTTCGCCTGGTTCATTCGCCCCGGTCGTTTCGTTCCGACGACCCGAAATTTCCAACAGGGCAGCGCGGCTTGAACGGCACGCGCCGCGGCTTGCGGCCTCTGCATCGCCCTTCCCGGATAGAAGCCGCGCCCAATGCATTGAGTCATCGAAGGAGTTTTCGATGAAAGTCTTTGCATGGTTCATCTTCGCGCTGGCCGCGATCGGCTTCGCGCTCAGTTTCCTGCTCGACACGCGCCTCGCGCCGGTGCTGGGCGCGATCGGCCTGTTTCTCGCCATGGCCTGGGCCACCTTGCGGAACAGGGCGGCCGGCAAGGCCAATTACGAGCGCGCCGAGCGCGCCGCGCGGGAAAACCGGCTCGAACGCGAACGCAAGGCGGAAATCGCGGCGAGGCAGGAAGAACGCATGAAGCGCGGCGAGGCGCGCTAGGCAGCGCCGCACGCGGACCGGCGCGTCGCCGATCCTTCGCTGCTTGCCGATGCGAGCCCGCGCGCGCATCCCTTTCGCGCCGCCACGTCGTCCCGACACGCTGCGGCCATGCCGAATTGCGGCGTTCGGCCTAAAAACAATCGCTTCGTGTCTTGTTTCGGCGCTGAAAAACCTCACATATGTCAACGAGGCCGCGGCACGCCCGCAAAGGGCGGCTGCGCGGTCTCGCGTTCCACCCTCTCCTAAGGACATGATCCCATGCCACTTCCGTCTTCCACGTCGGACTGGTCGTTCGACCCCAAATGGCTCGTGATCGGCTTCGCGCTCGGCGCGCTCGTGATGGTGCTGTCCTTCGACCTGAGGCTCGGCGGCGCGGTCGCGGCGGGCTTTGCCCTCATCGGCGCCTTCTACCTCTGGCTGCGCCTGCGTTTCGCGCCGCCCCCGGGGGAGCCTGCCTCCGAACGCGATGCCATGATCCAGCGTTTCGCCCGGCTGCGCGAACAGCGCCAGCTTGCCGCGTCGCGCGAGAACGCCTCAAGCGCGCAGGCGCGCCCGCGCTCCGGCGAGGAGGCCTGACCGCGCGGCGAGCGCCCTGGCTCCCGCCACCGCCGCATCGAACCCGCCGCGCGCCGCGATCAGCGCGCGGTTGGCCGCCGTCGGGCGGAGCAGGACGAAGCTTGCACTGGGCACGCAATCGGTCGCGAACATCGCCTTGTGCGCGCCGTCGCCTTCGGTGAAATCGAAATGGCTGAAACGCTCCTCGGCATAGAGCCGCTCCAGCGCCTCCATCTGCAGCACCGTGCCCGGTGAAAGCCGCGCCCAGTCGGGATCGTGACCGACATGGGCATAGGCGATTGTCCGCCCCTCGACCGGGAGCGCGAGATAGGCGATCGCGCGCGCGTCGCTGCCGGTCCCGGCGTGGAGGAGGAAGCAGCGCATCCGGTCGGCCTCGGCCGCCTCCAGCATGGCGCGGCGCGCCTCGGGCGTGTCGGGCAGGCCCGCATCGAGCAGGCGCGCCTGGTAGGTCCGCGCCGAAAGCGGCAGGGCGAGCGCAAGGAAGTCCTCGATCTCCCGCGGCGAACGGTGTTCGCTGATCCGCATTCCACCCGCCTCGCCCGCGAGCTTCCTGGCCTTGCGCCTGAGGGTCGAGCGGGTCTTGCCGGAAAAGCGCGCCATGTAGGCGGCGAAATCGGCGGCGCCGGCCGGTCCCATGTCGATGTAGTGGCGCGGGTAATCCTGCCGCGATCCGGCGAGGAAGCCGGCGAAGCGCGACTTGATCGCGGGGACGGCGGCCTGCGGCGCGGAAAGGACGCGCAGCCCGTCCGGGCCTGGCTCCGGGCAGGCGGGCAGGGGACAGCCCGACCCCGCGGCGAGCACGTCGACTAGGGAGAAGCGCCAGGTCGACAGGCTCCGCTCCACCCCCGCTATGCGGCGCGCGCCGATGGTGAAATCGATCGTCACGCGCGCGATCGGGGGGCGCGGCCGGGGCGGCTCGATCGGGGCGTTCACGCCGCCACCCCTAGAGCGCGCCGTAGAGCGTGTTGGAGACGAGCTGCTCCGCGACGCGCAGCCCGGTGCGGACCGGGTGGGCGGGGAGCGGCTCGATCGCCCCCGGCGCGGGCGCGGGTTCGGGCGGGTTTTGGGCATAGGTCGCCGTCTCGACCCCGCGCATCGCCGCCAGTTCGCGGCACAGCGCGTTGAAGCGGCGCCGCACGATCCGGTTAACGGCGAGGCGGCGGCGGTTGATGAGTTCGAAGGAATGGCTGACGAGGGTGAAACAGGCGGACCCGCTGTCCCTCGCATGGCGGATCGCCGAGGTCATCTCGGCCAGCGAAAGCGCGGTGATCTGCGCGTGGCGCTGGCCGCCGCCATGCGTGCCGATGCTGCCGACCGGCACCTCGATGACGCCATGGCGAAGCACCGGGTCGCGGTCCTCGGGGCCGAGCGCGATGCGGCTCGCGCCGGGAAGCGCCGGGCAATGGCTGGTGTCGTAGCGCAGCCCGATCGCGGCAAGCGCGCGCAAGGTGTCGTCGTTCGCGCCGTAATTGCCCGCCCGGAAGGCGACGGGTGCCGGCGCCCCGGCGGCGACCAGCGTGTCGCGCGCCCAGGACAGGATCGCGCACTGCTCCTCGAAGGGGAAATCGGCGATGTTCCGCCCCGTCCCCACGGGCGCCAGCAGGCTCGCCGCGCCCGCGATTTCCAGCCATTCGGTGTGGCAATGCAATTGCACGTCCTGCCCGGCCTCGAGAATCGGCGCGACCACGTCCTCGATCGCGGCGACGCCCCAGACCAGCGCGGGCATGGGATCGACGAAGAACACCGCGCGCTGCCCGTGCTCTGCCAGCAGGCGCAGCTTGTGGGTGATGCCCGCCGGTCCGTCGGGCGTGAGGCACGCGATCGAGCGGGCGTAGTTCTCCGCCCGGTCGGCCGGCCCCGGCCCGGTCATGAGCCCCGAGGAATACTCGGTGTCGATGGTGATGTAGACGCGCGTCATCGCCGGAGCGCATAGCGCGGCGAAGGTTAAGGCGGGGTTTGGCCTCCTGCCGGCAGGGTCAGATCCCGCCCGGCGTGAAGTCGTAGCCGCTGGTGGCGAGCCCGTCGCACAAGGTGTGGACGCAGGAGGCGAGGTCTTCCGCGTCGGTCGACCGGATCACGAAATTGGCGCCCACGCGCCCCTCTCGGAAGAAGGGGTAGGAGCCGATCTGGCAATTCTCGTGCGCCTGTTCGACCTCGCGCAGGAGCTGGGCGATCTCGCTTTCGGCGACCCAGCAGCCGATGGTTTCGGACAGGAGCGGCGCGCCGCCCTCCAGCTTGCCGGTGAGCGCGTCGAGCATTCCTGCCGTGATGTGCGGCACGCCGGCCATCAGGATGACATTGCCCCGCCGGATGCCGGGCGCCCCCGACATGCGGTTGGGGATGAGGTCGGAGCCTTCGGGCACGCGCGCCATCCTCAGGCGCCCTTCGTTGAGGCCGCCCTTGTCGGCGTAATAGCGTTCGAGCAGCGCGCGCGCGTCGGGATGGATGACGACCGGCACGCCCAGCGCCTCGGCCACGGCGTCGACGGTGATGTCGTCGTGCGTCGGCCCGATCCCGCCGGTGGTGAAGAGGTAGTCATGGGCCGCGCGCAGGGCGTTCACCGCCTCGACGATGCGCGCCTGGACGTCGGGGACGACGCGCACTTCGGCGAGGCGGATGCCCTGCACCTGCAGCCAGCTGGCGACCTGGGCGATGTTCTTGTCGTGGGTGCGGCCCGACAGGATCTCGTCGCCGATGATGACGAGCCCTGCGGTCCAGATCTTGTCGGGGGACTTCATGCAACGGGGTTAGGCGAGTTTTCGGGAGAGCTAAAGAGGTTCCTCGCAGCCCGGCCCGCCGGCGGGCATTTTGTCGGCGCCCCCGTCCGCGCGAAACATATCACCGCCGCCGGAGCGGGAAAGCGGAGCGACCGGGCGGCGCCGCCCGTCCCCGGTTCCCGCCTGCACGGGAAAGGCGCCGGGGGGCTATTCCGCCGCTTCGAGTTGTTCGTCGCTTGTGCGCGCGTTCGCGCCCGCGCGGGTGAAGGTGAGCAGGCCGTCCTCGACCGGGCTTTCCTTCAGCTCCTTGCGGTCGGAAAGGTAATCCTGGTTGAGCCGCCAGGGATAGCGCACGGCGTTCCGCGGCATGATGTGCTTGGAGCGCTGGATGTACCCGCTCGAGAAATCGAACACGTCGTCCTCCTCGATCCGCGCCTCGGCCTCTTTGGTGAGGACGGGGGTTACGATCGCGGCGCCCTTGTCGCGCTGGAGGTTGAGCACGCGGCAGATGTAGTCCGCATTGATGTCGGCGCGCAGGGTCCAGCTCGCGTTGAGATAGCCGAACACCACCGCGAGGTTGGGCAGGTTCGAGAACATGCAGCCCTTGTAATAGAACCGCTCGTTGAAGGCGACGGGCTCGCCATCGAGGCTGACCGCGATCTTGCCCGCGACCGCGAGCCTGAGGCCGGTCGCGGTGACGATGATGTCGGCCTCGATCAGCGTTCCGTCGGTGAGCCGTGCGCCGGATTTTTCGAACCGCTCGATATGGCCGGTGACGATCTCGGCCTTGCCCGCCTTCATCGCGTTGAACAGGTCGTCATCGGGGACGAGGCAGAGGCGCTGTTCCCACGGGTTGTAGGGCGGGGTGAAATCCTCCGGATTGAACTTGGAGCCGAGCGCCTTCTCGATCCGCTGGTGGAGGTTCCTGCGCACCTTTTCGGGCTTTTCGCGCGCGGTCCTGAAGCCGATGTCCTGCATCCGGATGTTCTTGAACCGGGTGATCCTGTAGGCGATTTCCTCCGGCAGGACCTTGCGCAGCAGGTTCGCGATCCGGTCCTTTGCCGGGCGCGCGAACATCCAGGTCGGCGTGCGCTGGAGCATGGTGACCTTGGCCGCCCTGTCGGCCATCGAGGGCACGATGGTGACCGCGGTCGCGCCCGATCCGACCACCAGCACCTTCTTGCCCGCATAGTCGAGCTTTTCCGGCCAGAACTGCGGGTGGATCACCTCGCCTTCGTAGTCCGAGAAATCGAAGCCCGCGTCATAGGGATCGTCGTAATCGTAATAGCCCGCGCCGAGATAGAGCCAGTTCGCGGTCATGTGCGTCCGGCTGCCGTCCTCGCGCTCCATCTCGACGTGCCAGCGCGCCTCGTCCGTGCGGAAATCGGCGCTGACGACCTTCATCCCGAAGTGGATGTGCTGGCGGATGCCGCGCTCGTCGACGATCCTGTTGAGGTAATCGAGGATCGCAGGTGCATCTGCGATCGATTTCTCGTGCTTCCACGGTTCGAAATCGAAGCCCAGCGTGTGCATGTCGCTGTCGGAACGGATCCCGGGATAGCGGAACAGGTCCCAGGTCCCGCCGAGATTCTCGCGCCGCTCGACGATGGCATAGGAATGGTGCGGGGCCTTCATGCCCATATGGGCGGCCATGCCGATGCCGGAAATGCCGGCGCCGACGATCAGCACGTCTACATCGGGAGGCGTGGCTAGCATTGGTGGTTCCTCTCTTCTCTCTCTTTTGCACGCGATAAAACCACAGGCGCGCCGCAAAAGCGAGTCCTGCATGGCAAATCGCAACTTATTGCCGGGTGACGCGGGCGGAGCGAGCCGCTAGGCGCGAGCCATGAAATGCCTTCGCCCGCTCGCTGCCAGCGTCTCCTTCCTCGCCCTTGCCCCCCATGCCCCGCTTGCCGCGCAGGACACGCGGGAGGACGAGCCCCGCGCGCGGGCCAAGCGCATCGTCGTCACCGGGGGGGGGCTGGAGCAGGCCCCGTCCGAAGGCGCCTATGCGGTGACCGAGATCGAGCGCGAGCGGATCGTCAGCACTGCCTCGGGCCGGATCGAGGACGCGCTGCGCGATGTCGCGGGCTTCCAGCAGTTCCGCCGCTCGGACAGCCGCTCGGCCAATCCGACCGCACAGGGGGCGACCCTGCGCGCGCTGGGCGGCAACGCGACGAGCCGCGCGCTGGTGCTCCTCGACGGCGTGCCGATCGCCGATCCCTTCTTCGGCTACATCCCGTTCAACGCGATCCAGCCGGAAACGCTGAGCGCCATCCGCGTGACCCGCGGCGGCGGGGCGGGGCCGTTCGGGGCGGGCGCGCTCGCCGGGACGATCGCCCTCGAAAGCGCGGGGGCAGCGCAGCTCGATCCGCTGCTCGCCAACATCGCCGTCAACGACCGCGAGGAGAGCGAGGCGAGCCTCGTCGCGGTGCAGGATCTCGGCGCGGGTTTCGCGGTCGCGAGCGGGCGCTGGGACCGGGGCCGCGGCTTCTTCACCACGCCCGATGACCAGCGCGTCCCCGCCAGCGCGCGCGCCGCGTTCGACAATTGGCAGGCGGGTCTGCGGGCGGTCGCGCCGCTTGCCGACCTGATCGAAGTGCAGGCGCGGGTCAACCTCTTCGAGGACCGCCGCACGCTGCGCTTCGACGGCGCGGATTCGACCAATCAGGGCCAGGATGCGAGCCTGCGGGTGGTCGGGCGGGGCGACTGGGCCTTCGATGCGCTCGCCTATGTCCAGGCGCGCGATTTTTCCAACATCGTGATCTCCTCCACCCGGTTCACCCGCGTGCTCGACCAGCGCAGCACGCCTTCGACCGGCCTCGGCGGCAAGTTCGAGCTGCGCCCGCCGGTCGGCGGGGATCACACCCTGCGGCTCGGGCTCGATTACCGCCGCGCCGACGGGGAATTGCAGGAAGAGGCCTACAACGCCTTTTCGGGCGCGCTCAACGAAAGGCGGCGCGCGGGCGGGGTCAATTCCAACCTCGGCCTGTTCGTGGAGGACGACTGGAGCATCGGTCGCCTGCTGCTGACCGGCGGGCTGCGCGCCGACCGGACGGTGATCGCCGACGGGTTCTACCGGGCCGTGGACGCTTCGGGCGCGCTGGTCGCGGAAACCCTCGCCGAAGACCGTTCCGACTGGACGCTGAGCTGGCGCGCGGGCGCGGCCTACGCGGCGTCGGACGGCCTGCGCCTGCGCGCGGCGGCCTATACCGGGCTGCGCCTGCCGACACTGAACGAACTCTACCGCCCCTTCGTGGTTTTCCCTGTGGTGACGCAGGCCAATGCCGCGCTGGAGAACGAACGGCTCGAGGGGTTCGAGGTCGGGGTCGACTGGCAGGCGGGCGAAGCGCTGGCGGTTTCGCTGACCGCGTTCGACAACCGGGTGGAGAACGCCATCGCCAACGTCACCATCGCCGAGAACCTGCGCCAGCGCCGCAACCTTCCCGCGATCGACGCGCAGGGGGTCGAGGGCAACCTGCGCCTCGCGCTCGGGACGGTCAGCCTCGACGCCAGCCTCGCCTATACCGACGCCGTGATTGACGGGCAGGGGCCGGCGCTGCCGCTGGACGGCAACCGCCCGCCCCAGACCCCCGACTTCGCGGCCTCGGCGACGCTCGCCTGGCGACCGGCGGCGGGCTGGCGGCTGGCCGCGACCCTGCGCCACACGGCCGCGCAGTTCGAGGACGACCAGGAAAGCGACGTGCTTCCCGCGGTCACGACTCTCGACGCCTTCGCCGAGATTCCCGTCTGGCGCGAATTTTCCGTCGTGCTGCGCGGCGAAAACCTTACCGACGAGGACATCGTCACCCGCAACGCGGGCGGATCGATCGATCTCGGCGTGCCGCGGACGGTCTGGGCGGGTTTACGCTACGGCTTCTAGGGCTCGCGCCGTGTCCTTTGCGACACACTTGCGCATCGCGCAACTTTCCGCGTGTTTCTTGGGCCTTGCCGAACTTATGCTGCGCTGCGGCAGCGTTTGTTGCATTTTTGCACCTCTCTGCAAAAAGCCGCGCGGCGACTCTTGGCAGGCGCAAACGCGCTGATAGTCTCCCCATCGCGTCACGCGCCCGAGGTCAAGAGGCCCGGTTGGGATGGAGAGAGGAAATCTATGACACGTAAGCTTGCAGCCTATGCTGCCGGCCTCCTGGCCTGCAGTTCGTTCACCGTGCCGGTTTTCGCGCAGGACGCGGAAGCGCCCGAAATGCCCGAAATGCCCGACGCGTCCCAAACGGATAACAGCGTCATCATCGTCACCGCCACCCGCCGCGCGCAGGACGTGCAGGACATTCCCCTCGCCGTGACCGCGGTTTCGCCGCAGCAGCTCGACAACCAGGGCGTCGACAACATCCAGGAAGTCGTCGCGGTCGCGCCCAGCTTCACCGCCTCCAACGCGCAGGTCGCATCGGGTTCGGTGGTGCTGCGTATTCGCGGCATCGGCACGACCTCGAACAATATCGGTTTCGAAAGCGCGGTCGGCATCTTCATCGACGGCACCTATCAGTCGCGCCCGGGCGTCGCGCTGACCGAACTGGTCGACCTCGAACGGGTCGAGGTGCTGCGCGGGCCGCAGGGCACGACCTTCGGCCGCAACACCTCGGCGGGCGCGCTCAACATCACGACG contains these protein-coding regions:
- a CDS encoding NAD(P)/FAD-dependent oxidoreductase, which codes for MLATPPDVDVLIVGAGISGIGMAAHMGMKAPHHSYAIVERRENLGGTWDLFRYPGIRSDSDMHTLGFDFEPWKHEKSIADAPAILDYLNRIVDERGIRQHIHFGMKVVSADFRTDEARWHVEMEREDGSRTHMTANWLYLGAGYYDYDDPYDAGFDFSDYEGEVIHPQFWPEKLDYAGKKVLVVGSGATAVTIVPSMADRAAKVTMLQRTPTWMFARPAKDRIANLLRKVLPEEIAYRITRFKNIRMQDIGFRTAREKPEKVRRNLHQRIEKALGSKFNPEDFTPPYNPWEQRLCLVPDDDLFNAMKAGKAEIVTGHIERFEKSGARLTDGTLIEADIIVTATGLRLAVAGKIAVSLDGEPVAFNERFYYKGCMFSNLPNLAVVFGYLNASWTLRADINADYICRVLNLQRDKGAAIVTPVLTKEAEARIEEDDVFDFSSGYIQRSKHIMPRNAVRYPWRLNQDYLSDRKELKESPVEDGLLTFTRAGANARTSDEQLEAAE
- the rplK gene encoding 50S ribosomal protein L11, translating into MAKKIEGYIKLQVPAGTANPSPPIGPALGQRGVNIMEFCKAFNAATQELEKGAPIPTVITVYADRSFTFVTKTPPASFYLKKAAKLKSGSKEPGKVSAGTIKSSQIKEIAEAKMADLNANDIDQAMKIIEGSARSMGLDVVEG
- a CDS encoding molybdopterin-binding protein; its protein translation is MKSPDKIWTAGLVIIGDEILSGRTHDKNIAQVASWLQVQGIRLAEVRVVPDVQARIVEAVNALRAAHDYLFTTGGIGPTHDDITVDAVAEALGVPVVIHPDARALLERYYADKGGLNEGRLRMARVPEGSDLIPNRMSGAPGIRRGNVILMAGVPHITAGMLDALTGKLEGGAPLLSETIGCWVAESEIAQLLREVEQAHENCQIGSYPFFREGRVGANFVIRSTDAEDLASCVHTLCDGLATSGYDFTPGGI
- a CDS encoding TonB-dependent receptor; this translates as MKCLRPLAASVSFLALAPHAPLAAQDTREDEPRARAKRIVVTGGGLEQAPSEGAYAVTEIERERIVSTASGRIEDALRDVAGFQQFRRSDSRSANPTAQGATLRALGGNATSRALVLLDGVPIADPFFGYIPFNAIQPETLSAIRVTRGGGAGPFGAGALAGTIALESAGAAQLDPLLANIAVNDREESEASLVAVQDLGAGFAVASGRWDRGRGFFTTPDDQRVPASARAAFDNWQAGLRAVAPLADLIEVQARVNLFEDRRTLRFDGADSTNQGQDASLRVVGRGDWAFDALAYVQARDFSNIVISSTRFTRVLDQRSTPSTGLGGKFELRPPVGGDHTLRLGLDYRRADGELQEEAYNAFSGALNERRRAGGVNSNLGLFVEDDWSIGRLLLTGGLRADRTVIADGFYRAVDASGALVAETLAEDRSDWTLSWRAGAAYAASDGLRLRAAAYTGLRLPTLNELYRPFVVFPVVTQANAALENERLEGFEVGVDWQAGEALAVSLTAFDNRVENAIANVTIAENLRQRRNLPAIDAQGVEGNLRLALGTVSLDASLAYTDAVIDGQGPALPLDGNRPPQTPDFAASATLAWRPAAGWRLAATLRHTAAQFEDDQESDVLPAVTTLDAFAEIPVWREFSVVLRGENLTDEDIVTRNAGGSIDLGVPRTVWAGLRYGF
- a CDS encoding GNAT family N-acetyltransferase, whose amino-acid sequence is MRAETRFAPALPTAVPPAAIRGAGGAGAQAGLSLALLAPEALAPAEQARWARLSARSFGGNVFALDWFTGAALAHCRPRFPQVRLAAVRQADGEWLGALPIAWGARIGRAPIPHWQGWRATNQFLGGPLVAAGAERTFWQVLLGALDVRPGAGLALVCEGLAMDDPATLALLSAAAGDGRRVWIPHRHERPARHARSAAQAAADKVSPALRKARARLASLERRLAREMGEVRIERHPAEADPGDWIARFLALERAGWKGRGGSALACEPCNAALFRDAVREGHRLGLARLASLSAGGQVLAMTTWFVSGGQAFGFKMAHDETARRHAPGRLLMRAVAEELESDPGLPFDTCNGEGSAPDPFWPDRREVIDCVVAIGSPARRKTLAGAMAAAALWRELARS
- the rplA gene encoding 50S ribosomal protein L1, with protein sequence MATMTKKQKTLAELDREKLYTFEEAIALLREHKAKFDETVEISMNLGVDPRHADQMVRGMVSLPSGTGKTARVAVFARGDNAEKALAAGADKVGAEDLMEDMQAGNVDYDRVIATPDMMGVVGRLGKLLGPKGLMPNPKLGTVTPNVEQAVKDAKGGQVEFRVEKQGIIHSGIGKLSFDDAALKANFKALTDAVVKAKPSGAKGKYVRKVSLTSTMGPGLKLDLAEVEGA
- a CDS encoding GNAT family N-acetyltransferase, whose amino-acid sequence is MNAPIEPPRPRPPIARVTIDFTIGARRIAGVERSLSTWRFSLVDVLAAGSGCPLPACPEPGPDGLRVLSAPQAAVPAIKSRFAGFLAGSRQDYPRHYIDMGPAGAADFAAYMARFSGKTRSTLRRKARKLAGEAGGMRISEHRSPREIEDFLALALPLSARTYQARLLDAGLPDTPEARRAMLEAAEADRMRCFLLHAGTGSDARAIAYLALPVEGRTIAYAHVGHDPDWARLSPGTVLQMEALERLYAEERFSHFDFTEGDGAHKAMFATDCVPSASFVLLRPTAANRALIAARGGFDAAVAGARALAARSGLLAGARARLRA
- a CDS encoding polysaccharide deacetylase family protein, whose amino-acid sequence is MTRVYITIDTEYSSGLMTGPGPADRAENYARSIACLTPDGPAGITHKLRLLAEHGQRAVFFVDPMPALVWGVAAIEDVVAPILEAGQDVQLHCHTEWLEIAGAASLLAPVGTGRNIADFPFEEQCAILSWARDTLVAAGAPAPVAFRAGNYGANDDTLRALAAIGLRYDTSHCPALPGASRIALGPEDRDPVLRHGVIEVPVGSIGTHGGGQRHAQITALSLAEMTSAIRHARDSGSACFTLVSHSFELINRRRLAVNRIVRRRFNALCRELAAMRGVETATYAQNPPEPAPAPGAIEPLPAHPVRTGLRVAEQLVSNTLYGAL
- a CDS encoding cupin-like domain-containing protein, with the protein product MSFIDAVSPRSGGGAAPQVAADLAQDAARLCHDLAAEPLLQLDALAVAAARLPQDAIERRVHDAADGAGFRILPPLADLPQRLAEHGPQDEWVMLKQLERLPEYAALFARLMAALPKEVLRATGAPQELRSFVFLSAPHTHTPLHFDAEYNVLFQVAGTKTFATFPAREPFVTRAAREAYHRTGENLLEMTAAHAAGERRHELAPGDALFVPYCAPHWVRSGPAASISLSLTWQSAWSRDVADALRIAPMLRRCGLVLADPAPTGRPPRLAALASRALQRAERLAGRGRSPG